One region of Deinococcus aerius genomic DNA includes:
- a CDS encoding peptidoglycan-binding domain-containing protein, with translation MQKSWMLVGLTLVLAACGARNTAPVAAVPSGTMTAQSVLSWQALRQGDSGRDVVTLQYLLRHAGQTLSVDGAFGSGTDTAVRNFQRANGLTVDGIVGGNTWEKLIVTVRQGDSNNAVRAVQDQLRSGYGYGGVTVDGVFGSGTNTAVRDFQSKRGLSVDGVVGLNTWHALVTGSSTGGTGTTSSLASQILNNGRITLGTSSSTSGGNPRQNIVDTANGLAARRGCASDANCGLTVYLKRSMLQGMLALANAGNSFYVTSIAGGVHSTYSDHYAGLAFDIGIWNGVSLSSPNSAHTAARNACIAAGSDPSQTFNAYNDPTGGHKNHVHCAWN, from the coding sequence ATGCAAAAAAGTTGGATGCTGGTCGGCCTCACCCTGGTTCTGGCGGCGTGCGGGGCGCGGAACACCGCGCCGGTCGCCGCGGTCCCCTCCGGGACAATGACTGCGCAGTCGGTGCTGAGCTGGCAGGCGCTGCGGCAGGGAGATTCGGGCCGCGACGTGGTCACACTCCAATACCTGCTGCGCCACGCGGGGCAGACCCTCAGCGTGGATGGCGCCTTCGGGAGCGGGACGGACACGGCGGTTCGGAACTTCCAGCGCGCCAACGGCCTGACGGTGGACGGCATCGTGGGGGGCAACACCTGGGAGAAGCTGATCGTCACGGTGCGCCAGGGGGACAGCAATAACGCGGTGCGGGCGGTGCAGGACCAGCTCCGCAGCGGGTACGGGTACGGCGGCGTGACCGTGGACGGCGTCTTCGGGAGCGGCACGAACACGGCGGTGCGGGACTTCCAGAGCAAACGCGGCCTGAGCGTGGATGGAGTGGTGGGCCTGAACACCTGGCACGCCCTGGTGACCGGCAGCAGCACGGGCGGCACGGGCACGACCTCCAGCCTCGCCTCACAGATTCTGAATAACGGCCGGATCACGCTGGGCACGAGCAGCAGCACCTCCGGCGGCAACCCGCGCCAGAACATCGTGGACACCGCGAACGGGCTGGCGGCCAGGCGCGGGTGCGCGAGCGACGCCAACTGCGGCCTGACCGTGTACCTCAAACGCTCGATGCTTCAGGGCATGCTGGCGCTGGCGAACGCCGGGAACTCGTTCTACGTCACGTCCATTGCGGGCGGGGTCCACTCGACCTACTCGGACCACTACGCGGGGCTGGCCTTCGACATCGGCATCTGGAACGGCGTGAGCCTCTCGTCGCCGAACAGCGCCCACACCGCCGCGCGCAACGCCTGCATCGCGGCGGGGTCGGACCCCAGCCAGACCTTCAATGCGTACAACGATCCGACGGGCGGACACAAGAACCACGTCCACTGCGCCTGGAACTGA
- a CDS encoding peptidoglycan recognition protein family protein, which produces MNTPTNRREVLRWGLALGGGLLLAGCGLNKVTVLGPPEGTNDLNALAVAAPTVAGTATWKAQAPKEAITLLAARPTRVIVHHTATANVTDYSQAQGYALARSIQQSHFDRGWIDTGQHFTVSRGGYVMEGRHRSLEAAQGGGQHVRGAHCEGFNDVSVGIENEGTYTSTTPPAAQYDTLVRLCAWLCGQYGIPATELYGHRDFVNTSCPGDALYARLPQLRRDVAARLGVSVRVWPTTRSGHSGERVRSVQYLLRARSQAVTVDGSYGSGTGTAVSAFQSGAGLTPDGVVGSATWERLILTVRQGDSGDAVRAVQGQLGARGYAVAVDGAFGPGTESAVRSFQSGQGLTADGVVGPNTWLALVG; this is translated from the coding sequence ATGAATACACCCACGAACCGCCGCGAGGTGCTGCGGTGGGGCCTGGCCCTGGGCGGCGGCCTGCTCCTCGCCGGGTGCGGGCTGAACAAGGTGACGGTCCTCGGCCCGCCGGAGGGGACCAATGATTTGAACGCCCTCGCCGTGGCCGCCCCCACCGTGGCGGGCACCGCGACCTGGAAGGCGCAGGCCCCGAAGGAGGCGATCACCCTGCTCGCCGCCCGTCCCACGCGGGTGATCGTCCACCACACGGCGACGGCGAACGTCACGGACTACTCGCAGGCGCAGGGCTACGCGCTCGCGCGGTCCATCCAGCAATCCCACTTCGACCGGGGCTGGATCGACACGGGGCAGCATTTCACGGTCAGCCGCGGCGGGTACGTCATGGAGGGCCGCCACCGCAGCCTGGAGGCGGCGCAGGGCGGGGGCCAGCATGTGCGCGGCGCCCACTGCGAGGGCTTCAACGACGTGTCGGTGGGCATCGAGAACGAGGGGACGTACACGAGCACCACGCCACCGGCGGCGCAGTACGACACTCTGGTGCGGCTGTGCGCGTGGCTGTGCGGGCAGTACGGCATCCCCGCCACCGAGCTGTACGGCCACCGGGACTTCGTAAACACGAGTTGCCCCGGGGACGCGCTGTACGCCCGGCTGCCGCAACTCCGGCGGGACGTGGCGGCCCGGCTGGGCGTCAGCGTGCGGGTCTGGCCCACCACCCGCAGCGGGCACAGCGGCGAGCGGGTCAGGAGCGTGCAGTATCTGCTGCGCGCCCGCAGCCAGGCCGTGACGGTGGACGGGTCGTATGGCAGTGGCACGGGAACGGCGGTCAGCGCCTTCCAGTCGGGGGCCGGGCTCACGCCGGACGGGGTGGTCGGCTCGGCTACCTGGGAACGGCTGATCCTCACCGTGCGTCAGGGGGACAGCGGGGACGCCGTGCGGGCGGTGCAGGGCCAGCTCGGGGCCAGGGGCTACGCGGTCGCGGTGGACGGCGCGTTCGGCCCGGGCACGGAGAGCGCGGTTCGGAGTTTCCAGTCGGGACAGGGGCTGACGGCGGACGGCGTGGTGGGGCCGAACACCTGGCTGGCTCTGGTGGGCTGA
- a CDS encoding helix-turn-helix domain-containing protein, giving the protein MTGDHELPNKHIGSSFDDFLAEDGLLPDVEAVAIKRVIAFQIEQEMKRGGMTKSELASRMGTSRSAVDRLLDPENQAVTLRTLERAAGVLGKRLRLELV; this is encoded by the coding sequence ATGACGGGAGACCATGAGCTTCCCAACAAGCATATCGGGAGCAGTTTTGACGACTTCCTGGCCGAGGACGGCCTGCTGCCCGATGTTGAGGCCGTCGCCATCAAGCGCGTGATCGCTTTTCAGATTGAGCAGGAGATGAAGCGCGGCGGCATGACGAAAAGCGAGTTGGCCTCCCGTATGGGGACCAGCCGCTCAGCCGTGGATCGCCTGCTTGACCCGGAGAATCAGGCGGTGACGCTCCGCACGTTGGAGCGCGCGGCGGGCGTGCTGGGCAAGCGGTTAAGGCTCGAACTGGTCTGA
- a CDS encoding ABC transporter ATP-binding protein, translating into MDVDPRHSGNPRGTHGVPDGMSALPSAPAALELRDLHKSFGGREAVSGVSLRVGAGELYALLGPNGAGKTTTIRMIAGLTRPDRGEARIGGFSVQGEAREAKRLLAYLPDDPLLYGKLTPPEYLEFVAGLWGMDAAWAARRAEELLNWLNLWEHRGERVEGFSRGMKQKLALVGALIHDPRLMLLDEPLTGLDAAAARQVKDALRAFVAEGGAVVLTTHILEVAERLADRIGIIARGRLVAEGTLSELLARTGTASLEDAFLNLTGLDAAPAGVPLEAR; encoded by the coding sequence ATGGACGTTGACCCTCGGCACAGTGGAAACCCCCGCGGCACCCACGGCGTACCGGACGGCATGAGTGCCCTGCCGTCCGCCCCCGCCGCCCTCGAACTGCGCGACCTTCACAAGAGCTTCGGCGGGCGGGAGGCGGTGTCCGGCGTCAGTCTGAGGGTGGGGGCGGGTGAGCTGTACGCGCTGCTGGGACCGAACGGGGCGGGCAAGACCACGACCATCCGCATGATCGCGGGCCTGACGCGCCCCGACCGCGGGGAGGCCCGAATCGGGGGCTTCAGCGTGCAGGGGGAGGCGCGCGAGGCCAAGCGGCTCCTCGCCTACCTGCCGGACGACCCGCTGCTGTACGGCAAGCTGACGCCCCCGGAGTACCTGGAGTTCGTCGCGGGGCTGTGGGGGATGGACGCGGCGTGGGCCGCCCGCCGGGCCGAGGAGCTGCTGAATTGGCTGAACCTGTGGGAGCACCGCGGGGAGCGGGTGGAGGGCTTCTCGCGTGGCATGAAGCAGAAGCTCGCGCTGGTGGGCGCGCTGATCCACGACCCGCGCCTGATGCTGCTCGACGAACCCCTTACCGGGCTCGACGCCGCGGCGGCGCGGCAGGTCAAGGACGCCCTGCGGGCCTTCGTGGCGGAGGGGGGCGCGGTGGTGCTCACCACGCACATCCTGGAGGTGGCCGAGCGCCTCGCCGACCGCATCGGCATCATCGCCCGCGGGCGCCTCGTCGCGGAGGGGACCCTGTCCGAACTGCTCGCCCGCACGGGCACGGCGAGCCTGGAGGACGCCTTCCTGAACCTCACCGGGCTGGACGCCGCGCCCGCCGGGGTTCCGCTGGAGGCGCGGTGA
- a CDS encoding alpha/beta hydrolase family protein, whose product MPHLSRRSCALALTSLLALCGSVTLAQMAPASTAVSQPVSPGDPRPDAPELSARGPYMVGVRTLTVTRKDVPDIARAAATSPAPDPLPRYDRRLTVEVWYPATLAPGQMQSTMYQDALGSGPGDPKRAVVPFTFPGRATRDAAPNATGGRYPLVILSHGYPGSRYLMSYLAENLASKGYVVASIDHTDSTHADKAAFASTLLNRPQDDQAVLDAMAALSTAGSGFLNGLVDANNTALIGYSMGGYGALNFAGAGFADQVLGFVPGGALKARQNGNFTVDPRLKAVVAFAPWGGDAAVRSIGVNTAAEFGFWNAAGLAAIRVPTLFIVGDHDDVAGYERGVKALFENAVNSDRYMVVYQNARHNSAPNPPPAASLGKPEEYAHYAEPVWDMGRLNNLNEHFVTAFLNYRLKGQQAAAAYLNVPTPVAQNGVYSRNPDGTPKPDDTYWKGFPARSAIGIELYHLGPR is encoded by the coding sequence ATGCCCCACCTGTCCCGGCGCTCCTGTGCCCTCGCCCTGACCTCGCTGCTGGCGCTCTGCGGCAGCGTTACCCTGGCCCAGATGGCGCCCGCCTCCACAGCCGTTTCCCAGCCCGTCTCCCCGGGTGACCCCCGACCCGACGCTCCCGAACTCAGCGCCCGCGGCCCGTATATGGTCGGCGTCCGCACCCTGACGGTGACGCGCAAGGATGTGCCCGACATCGCCCGGGCCGCCGCCACCTCCCCGGCGCCCGACCCGCTGCCCCGCTACGACCGCCGCCTCACCGTGGAGGTGTGGTATCCCGCCACGCTGGCCCCCGGTCAGATGCAGTCCACGATGTACCAGGACGCCCTGGGAAGCGGCCCCGGCGATCCCAAACGGGCGGTCGTGCCCTTCACCTTCCCGGGCCGCGCCACCCGCGACGCCGCGCCGAATGCCACGGGCGGTCGTTACCCGCTCGTGATCCTCTCGCACGGTTATCCGGGCAGCCGCTACCTGATGAGCTACCTGGCGGAGAACCTGGCGAGCAAGGGCTACGTGGTCGCCTCCATCGACCACACCGACAGCACCCACGCGGACAAGGCGGCCTTCGCGTCCACGCTGCTCAACCGCCCGCAGGACGACCAGGCGGTGCTCGACGCTATGGCCGCGCTCTCGACCGCGGGGAGCGGCTTCCTGAACGGGCTGGTAGATGCGAACAACACGGCCCTCATCGGGTACAGCATGGGCGGCTACGGGGCGCTCAACTTCGCCGGGGCGGGCTTCGCCGATCAGGTGCTGGGCTTCGTGCCGGGTGGGGCGCTCAAAGCCCGCCAGAACGGGAACTTCACGGTCGACCCCCGGCTCAAGGCGGTCGTGGCCTTCGCCCCCTGGGGTGGGGACGCGGCGGTGCGGTCCATCGGGGTGAACACGGCGGCCGAGTTCGGCTTCTGGAACGCCGCCGGACTCGCCGCGATCCGGGTGCCGACCCTCTTCATCGTGGGGGACCACGACGACGTGGCGGGCTACGAGCGCGGCGTGAAGGCGCTGTTCGAGAACGCGGTGAACTCCGACCGCTACATGGTCGTCTACCAGAACGCCCGCCACAACTCCGCGCCCAACCCGCCCCCCGCCGCCAGCCTGGGCAAGCCCGAGGAGTACGCCCACTACGCTGAGCCCGTCTGGGACATGGGGCGGCTGAACAACCTGAACGAGCATTTCGTGACGGCCTTCCTGAATTACCGCCTCAAGGGGCAGCAGGCCGCCGCCGCCTACCTGAACGTGCCCACGCCGGTCGCCCAGAACGGGGTCTACAGCCGCAACCCGGACGGCACGCCCAAGCCCGACGACACGTACTGGAAGGGTTTTCCCGCCCGCAGCGCCATCGGGATCGAGCTGTACCACCTGGGGCCCCGGTAG
- a CDS encoding endonuclease V, with translation MTANRPVPLFKACVDVDYREQEAVCACLLFERWGAERPAPTLIERVPLTAPYVPGQFYRRELPGLLATLRPVLPRVDVVIVDGHVWLGEAPGLGAHRYEALGRRTAVIGFARSAFRGASAVAVRRGPSGRPLHVTAAGLDAEAAAGHIRAMHGEYRLPTLLRQVDQLCRRA, from the coding sequence ATGACGGCGAACCGCCCAGTCCCCCTCTTCAAAGCCTGTGTGGACGTGGACTACCGGGAGCAGGAGGCTGTCTGCGCCTGCCTGCTCTTCGAGCGGTGGGGGGCAGAGAGGCCCGCGCCAACCCTGATCGAGCGTGTCCCCCTCACCGCCCCCTACGTGCCGGGCCAGTTCTACCGGCGGGAACTGCCCGGCCTCCTCGCCACGCTGCGCCCGGTCCTCCCCCGGGTGGACGTGGTGATCGTGGACGGCCACGTGTGGCTGGGGGAGGCTCCCGGTCTAGGCGCGCACCGGTACGAGGCGCTGGGGCGGCGAACGGCGGTGATCGGGTTCGCCAGGTCCGCCTTTCGCGGGGCATCAGCGGTCGCGGTGCGGCGTGGCCCGAGCGGGCGACCGCTGCACGTGACGGCGGCGGGCCTGGATGCGGAGGCCGCCGCCGGGCACATCCGGGCGATGCACGGCGAGTACCGCCTCCCCACCCTGCTACGGCAGGTGGACCAGCTCTGCCGACGGGCCTGA
- a CDS encoding M3 family oligoendopeptidase, with protein MTNATATAWTTFAPRYEALATEPLSPGNIPAWLERWSDLEKDVMEVQAQLMRAKDADPTDRDAERAFVSFVQEVQPDVMRAGQRLNDRLLAQTGWEPEGPHVQMLRRLRNEAALYREENLPLLSEITTLANEFNKITGALRARVNGQELTIPQAQRLLLGPDRAEREAAWRGIAEANLGAAPELDALFLKLLSLRRQVARNAGCEDFRAYVWRAMNRFDYTPGDTRQLHDAVEQHVVPLQTRMNDERREGLGLETLRPWDTQADPLGRPALRPFTTTEEYIATAERIFRALDPDLGAQFAAMREGGFLDLDPRPEKVPGYGYCNYLPRTGSPYIYWSAVGTDTDVRVLLHEAGHAFHFLASGKPGDLIWNLLSPIEFAEVGSQAMELLTLPLLEKPVGYYSPEDAARARRDKIETVLRQFTGQATGDAFQQWLYAEAPGDVTIEQIDAKWLECSGRFDSGVDWRGLEDVRAKGWQFVHIFAIPLYLLEYSLAWIGALQVWQSALRDPERALRHYKEALALGGTRPLPELFRAAGARLAFDAGTLRGLMALLEEQLGGAGRA; from the coding sequence ATGACCAACGCCACCGCGACTGCCTGGACCACCTTCGCCCCCCGCTACGAGGCCCTCGCCACCGAGCCGCTGAGCCCGGGGAACATCCCGGCGTGGCTGGAACGCTGGAGCGACCTGGAAAAGGACGTGATGGAGGTGCAGGCGCAGCTTATGCGGGCCAAGGACGCCGACCCCACCGACAGGGACGCCGAGCGGGCCTTTGTGAGCTTCGTGCAGGAGGTGCAGCCCGATGTCATGCGGGCGGGGCAACGCCTCAACGACCGCCTGCTGGCACAGACGGGCTGGGAGCCGGAGGGGCCACATGTACAGATGCTCCGGCGGCTGCGGAACGAGGCGGCCCTGTACCGCGAGGAGAACCTGCCGCTGCTGAGCGAGATCACCACCCTCGCCAACGAGTTCAACAAGATCACGGGAGCCCTGCGTGCCCGGGTGAACGGCCAGGAGCTGACCATCCCCCAGGCTCAGCGCCTGCTCCTGGGACCGGACCGGGCCGAGCGGGAGGCCGCCTGGCGGGGCATCGCCGAGGCCAACCTGGGCGCCGCGCCGGAACTCGACGCCCTCTTCCTGAAGTTGCTGAGCCTGCGCCGCCAGGTCGCCAGGAACGCGGGCTGCGAGGACTTCCGGGCCTACGTGTGGCGGGCCATGAACCGCTTCGACTACACCCCGGGGGACACGCGGCAGCTCCACGACGCGGTGGAGCAGCATGTCGTGCCCCTCCAGACCCGGATGAACGACGAGCGGCGGGAGGGGCTGGGGCTGGAGACGCTGCGCCCCTGGGACACCCAGGCCGATCCGCTGGGGCGCCCCGCGTTGCGGCCCTTCACGACCACCGAGGAGTACATCGCCACCGCCGAGCGGATCTTCAGGGCCCTGGACCCGGACCTGGGGGCGCAGTTCGCCGCGATGCGCGAGGGCGGCTTCCTCGACCTGGACCCCCGCCCGGAGAAGGTGCCGGGCTACGGGTACTGCAACTACCTGCCGCGCACGGGCTCCCCGTACATCTACTGGAGCGCGGTGGGGACCGACACGGACGTGCGGGTGCTGCTGCACGAGGCGGGGCACGCCTTTCACTTCCTGGCCTCGGGGAAGCCCGGCGACCTGATCTGGAACCTGCTCTCCCCCATCGAGTTCGCCGAGGTGGGCAGCCAGGCTATGGAGTTGCTGACGCTGCCACTCCTGGAGAAGCCGGTGGGGTACTACTCGCCGGAGGACGCCGCCCGTGCCCGGCGGGACAAGATCGAGACGGTGCTGCGGCAGTTCACCGGGCAGGCGACCGGGGACGCCTTTCAGCAGTGGCTCTACGCCGAGGCGCCGGGGGACGTGACCATAGAGCAGATCGACGCGAAATGGCTGGAATGCTCCGGGCGCTTTGACAGCGGGGTGGACTGGCGGGGCCTGGAGGACGTGCGGGCCAAGGGCTGGCAGTTCGTCCACATCTTCGCCATTCCCCTGTACCTGCTGGAATACTCCCTCGCCTGGATCGGGGCGCTACAGGTGTGGCAGTCGGCCCTGCGCGACCCGGAGAGGGCGCTGCGCCACTACAAGGAGGCGCTGGCGCTGGGCGGCACCCGGCCCCTCCCCGAGTTGTTCCGGGCGGCGGGGGCCCGCCTCGCCTTCGACGCCGGGACCCTGCGCGGCCTGATGGCCCTGCTGGAGGAGCAGTTGGGCGGGGCCGGGCGGGCCTGA
- a CDS encoding DUF2239 family protein, with translation MSDSTYTAFLGGRHLITAPLPELLRVLKAHHDAAILVFEDQTGRQVDFDLRGSVDDVLARHVPGAPRKGPGRPKLGVVAREVTLLPRHWAWLDEQRGGASATLRRLIDEARRQGTPGQDAARAAEAAGRVITALAGDLPNFEEASRALYGGQGERFAELTRAWPEDVRDYALRLAQPAFAGA, from the coding sequence ATGAGCGACTCCACCTACACCGCCTTTCTCGGGGGGCGACACCTGATCACCGCCCCCCTTCCCGAACTCCTGCGCGTCCTCAAGGCACACCACGACGCCGCCATCCTGGTGTTCGAGGACCAGACCGGGCGGCAGGTGGACTTCGACCTGCGCGGCAGCGTGGACGACGTTCTGGCCCGCCACGTGCCCGGGGCGCCCCGCAAGGGTCCCGGGCGCCCGAAGCTCGGCGTCGTGGCCCGCGAGGTGACCCTGCTGCCCCGCCACTGGGCCTGGCTGGACGAGCAGCGCGGCGGGGCCTCGGCCACCCTGCGCCGCCTGATCGACGAGGCGCGCAGGCAGGGGACCCCGGGGCAGGACGCGGCCCGCGCCGCAGAGGCTGCCGGGCGCGTGATTACGGCACTCGCGGGCGACCTGCCGAACTTTGAGGAGGCCAGCCGCGCCCTGTACGGCGGCCAGGGGGAGCGCTTCGCGGAGTTGACGCGCGCCTGGCCGGAGGACGTGCGCGACTACGCCCTGCGTCTGGCCCAACCCGCCTTCGCCGGGGCCTGA
- a CDS encoding helix-turn-helix transcriptional regulator, whose protein sequence is MTGQPAATPHLRDLARLRRVRDRIDREYAQPLDVEALARGVNMSAGHLSRSFRRAYGESPYSYLMTRRIERAMALLRLGHLSVTEVCFEVGCSSLGTFSTRFTELVGMPPSAYRNQAAGEAAGMPPCVAKQVTRPVRNREAPDPAPRLE, encoded by the coding sequence ATGACGGGCCAACCCGCCGCCACGCCGCACCTGCGCGACCTCGCGCGGCTGCGCCGCGTGCGCGACCGGATCGACCGGGAGTACGCCCAGCCACTGGACGTGGAGGCGCTGGCCCGGGGCGTGAACATGTCGGCGGGGCACCTCAGCCGCTCATTCCGGCGCGCCTATGGGGAGTCGCCGTACAGCTACCTGATGACGCGGCGCATCGAGCGCGCGATGGCGCTGCTGCGCCTGGGCCACCTCAGCGTCACCGAGGTCTGCTTCGAGGTCGGCTGCTCGTCGCTGGGCACCTTCAGCACGCGCTTTACCGAGCTGGTCGGGATGCCGCCCAGCGCCTACCGGAACCAGGCGGCGGGCGAGGCGGCGGGGATGCCGCCCTGCGTGGCGAAGCAGGTGACGCGCCCGGTCAGGAATCGAGAAGCGCCGGACCCCGCGCCCCGCCTAGAGTGA
- a CDS encoding VOC family protein — MDLTIHQTFLPHDDPDASLAFYRDTLGFEVRGDVGYGGMRWITVGPEGQSGPSIVLYPPVATPGITEAERRTIAEMMAKGSYATIVLATPDLDGTFERLQASDAEVVQEPTAQPYGVRDCALRDPAGNLIRIQERR; from the coding sequence ATGGACCTCACCATTCACCAGACCTTCCTCCCGCACGACGACCCGGACGCCTCGCTGGCCTTTTACCGCGACACCCTGGGCTTCGAGGTCCGGGGCGACGTTGGGTACGGTGGGATGCGCTGGATCACGGTCGGCCCCGAAGGTCAGTCCGGCCCCTCCATCGTCCTGTACCCGCCGGTCGCCACGCCCGGCATCACCGAGGCCGAGCGCCGCACCATCGCCGAGATGATGGCGAAGGGCAGCTACGCCACCATCGTCCTCGCCACTCCTGACCTCGACGGCACGTTCGAGCGCTTGCAGGCCAGCGACGCCGAGGTCGTTCAGGAGCCGACCGCGCAGCCGTACGGCGTGCGCGATTGCGCTCTGCGCGATCCCGCGGGCAACCTGATCCGCATCCAGGAGCGGCGCTGA
- a CDS encoding iron chaperone, producing the protein MTAKTSRKPARSAAPDQAAQSFTSEERAAMRERARELKAEARANRDRADGERDLLAKIAELPEPDRHMAERLHALVTASAPTLSPKTWYGMPAYARDGKVVCYFTPASKFNSRYATLGFNDTANLDEGAMWPTSFALTEWTAEVEARVAALVRRAVG; encoded by the coding sequence ATGACGGCAAAGACATCCAGGAAACCGGCGAGGTCGGCCGCGCCGGATCAGGCGGCCCAGAGCTTCACGAGCGAGGAGCGGGCCGCAATGAGGGAGCGCGCCAGAGAGCTGAAGGCGGAGGCGCGCGCGAACAGGGACCGGGCGGACGGGGAACGTGACCTGCTGGCGAAGATCGCCGAGCTGCCCGAGCCCGACCGTCACATGGCCGAGCGGCTGCACGCCCTCGTCACCGCCAGCGCGCCCACCCTCTCGCCGAAAACCTGGTACGGGATGCCCGCGTACGCCAGGGACGGCAAGGTCGTCTGCTACTTCACCCCCGCCTCGAAGTTCAACTCGAGGTACGCGACGCTCGGCTTCAACGACACCGCGAACCTCGACGAGGGGGCGATGTGGCCGACCTCCTTCGCGCTGACGGAATGGACCGCCGAGGTCGAGGCCAGGGTCGCCGCCCTCGTGAGGAGAGCGGTGGGCTGA
- a CDS encoding LysM peptidoglycan-binding domain-containing protein has protein sequence MKVRALFLLLALGAAHAQTTYTVQAGDTLSSLARTYHTTAGLLLTLNGLSTTTLQVGQILRLPQTGYTVQPGDTLYRIARQYGTTPELLAELNGLTSSTVQVGQVLRLPEGASPVTSAPAPATRPQAAGLDRGLFTPSRLPPAGTLTFRTAGTGNSRPASAYLQDVGFAYQTRNNCGPAAIAAALRHYGVQADQATWQGELRPGGRNMWFPDAQRLLQGLGFQAPVGRNGTVEDIKRQVAQGFPVIVLQFHSVPGQTPHFRVVRGYDDAQGILIMSDSLSGPNVALTEHDFDVLWNTQGRQYLVVRPG, from the coding sequence ATGAAGGTACGCGCCCTGTTCCTCCTGCTGGCCCTCGGCGCGGCCCACGCGCAGACCACGTACACGGTTCAGGCGGGCGATACCCTCAGCAGCCTTGCGCGCACCTACCACACCACAGCGGGTCTCCTGCTCACCCTCAATGGCCTGTCCACCACGACCCTCCAGGTTGGGCAGATTCTCCGGCTCCCGCAGACCGGGTACACCGTTCAGCCCGGCGACACCCTGTACCGCATCGCCCGGCAGTACGGGACGACGCCGGAACTGCTCGCCGAACTCAACGGGCTCACCTCCAGCACGGTGCAGGTCGGGCAAGTGCTGCGGCTCCCGGAGGGCGCGTCCCCCGTCACGTCCGCCCCGGCTCCGGCGACTCGCCCCCAGGCGGCGGGGCTGGACCGCGGGCTCTTCACCCCCTCCCGGCTCCCGCCCGCCGGCACCCTGACCTTCCGCACGGCGGGCACGGGCAACTCCCGGCCGGCCAGCGCGTACCTCCAGGATGTGGGCTTCGCGTACCAGACGCGCAACAACTGCGGCCCGGCCGCCATCGCCGCCGCCCTCCGGCACTACGGCGTCCAGGCGGACCAGGCCACCTGGCAAGGCGAGTTGCGCCCGGGGGGCCGGAACATGTGGTTTCCCGACGCGCAGCGCCTGCTCCAGGGGCTCGGCTTCCAGGCGCCCGTCGGGAGGAACGGCACCGTCGAGGACATCAAGCGGCAGGTGGCGCAGGGATTCCCGGTGATCGTGTTGCAGTTTCACAGCGTTCCCGGGCAGACCCCCCATTTCCGCGTGGTGCGCGGCTACGACGACGCGCAGGGCATCCTGATCATGAGCGACTCGCTGAGCGGGCCGAACGTGGCGCTGACCGAGCACGACTTCGACGTGCTGTGGAACACCCAGGGGCGGCAGTACCTGGTCGTGCGGCCGGGATGA
- a CDS encoding ArsR/SmtB family transcription factor, producing MTQGDSPRVWQRLDDPGAARVLADAQLRRYFEPFIWRERRVTDVAAELGVTKHAMLYQVNKLLRLGLLEVTRTEPRAGRAVRYYRSSSPGYFVPFAVTSAESIHALYESSLDHTRRSVLSLLTRAWSALADDPRWFGLYTYGDAGGLKSHALLPVRPASPASPVPGLLQWLLQEDVPAVWDNTAPVQLSRENAKRLQRDLHDLHVKYRALQKDAPGETYILRLTLAPVP from the coding sequence ATGACACAAGGCGATTCACCCAGGGTGTGGCAGCGCCTGGACGACCCCGGGGCGGCGCGGGTCCTGGCGGACGCGCAGCTCCGGCGATACTTCGAGCCCTTCATCTGGCGGGAGCGGCGGGTGACGGACGTGGCTGCGGAACTGGGCGTCACGAAGCACGCCATGCTGTATCAGGTGAACAAACTGCTCCGGCTGGGCCTGCTGGAGGTCACCCGCACGGAGCCGAGGGCGGGCCGGGCGGTCCGCTACTACCGGTCCTCCTCGCCGGGCTACTTCGTCCCGTTTGCCGTAACCTCGGCGGAGTCCATCCACGCGCTGTACGAGTCCTCCCTGGACCACACGCGCCGCTCGGTCCTGTCCCTCCTGACCCGGGCGTGGAGCGCCCTCGCGGACGATCCCCGGTGGTTCGGGCTGTACACCTACGGTGACGCGGGGGGCCTCAAGAGTCACGCACTCCTGCCCGTGCGGCCCGCCTCACCCGCCTCGCCCGTCCCGGGGCTCTTGCAGTGGCTTTTGCAGGAGGACGTGCCCGCCGTGTGGGATAACACGGCCCCCGTCCAGCTCTCCAGGGAGAACGCCAAGCGGCTGCAACGTGACCTGCATGACCTGCACGTGAAGTACCGGGCCTTACAGAAGGACGCGCCCGGGGAGACGTACATTCTGCGGCTCACCCTCGCCCCTGTTCCCTGA